In a single window of the bacterium genome:
- the rplP gene encoding 50S ribosomal protein L16 produces the protein MLQPAKTKYRKQQKGRLRGVAWRGCNLSFGDYGLQALSHGWVTSRQIEAARMAMSRATKRGGKLWVRIFPDKPITKKPAETRMGKGKGSPEEWVAPIKRGRMLYEIKGVSADIACESLRLASHKLPLKTKIVVREVYREAK, from the coding sequence ATGCTACAGCCAGCGAAGACAAAATACAGGAAGCAGCAGAAGGGCAGGCTCCGCGGCGTCGCTTGGAGGGGCTGCAATCTCTCGTTCGGAGACTACGGCCTCCAGGCATTGTCGCACGGGTGGGTCACGTCGAGGCAAATAGAGGCCGCGCGCATGGCCATGAGCCGCGCCACGAAGCGCGGCGGCAAGCTCTGGGTGAGGATCTTCCCCGACAAGCCGATCACCAAGAAACCGGCGGAGACCAGGATGGGCAAGGGAAAGGGGTCGCCGGAGGAATGGGTCGCCCCGATCAAGCGCGGCAGGATGCTCTACGAGATAAAGGGCGTCTCCGCCGACATAGCGTGCGAGTCGCTGAGGTTGGCGTCGCACAAGCTTCCTCTCAAGACTAAGATCGTCGTGCGGGAGGTATACCGTGAAGCCAAGTGA